From the Rhizobium sp. SL42 genome, the window GGGCGGTCGGCAGTCATTTTCCCACGCAGTTCCCGACGGTCTATGCCTCCTGCATGGCGGCCGGCATCGATCCCGTCACCCAGCCGATACCGGTTGTGCCGGCGGTGCACTATCACATGGGGGGCGTTGCCGTGGATGCCGATGGTCGCACCTCGCTCGATGGTCTGTGGGCGGCCGGGGAAGTGACCTCGACCGGCGTGCATGGCGCCAATCGGCTGGCGTCGAATTCATTGCTCGAAGCGGTGGTCTTTGCCGGACGCATCGCCGATCATATCAAGGGACTGATGCCCGAGGCGACGCTGTATGAGTGGCCGAAAACGGCCGGTGAGAACGACGATCTGGTGACCGTCGAGGACAGTCCGCAACTGCGGACCCTCCGCCAGTTGATGAGCACCCATGCCGGCGTCATCCGCGACGGTGAAGGCCTGAAGACGCTGATCCGCGAAATCGCCCGCCTGGAACGGGAGAACAGCCGCGTACGCTTCAGCAATATGGCAGCCGTTGCAAAGCTGATTGCCGTCGGTGCCTTGCAGCGGACGGAGAGCCGGGGCGCACACATGCGCGCGGATTTTCCCGAAACAAGCGACGCCCAGCGTCATCGCACCTACATGACACTCAAGGATGCCAATCGCATCGTTGCCGAGATCATCGGCTGAGACAGGAAAAGGACAGCATCATGACCGGCAGCCTTCGTCCCGAACTCTCGCCGCTGATGGTTGACGATCTTGTGCGTGCCGCACTGATTGAAGATCTCGGTCGCGCCGGTGATATCACCACCTATGCGACGATCGGGCCGGAAAAGAGGGCTCTCGCCGCGATGAACAGCCGTGAGCATGGCGTGGTAGCCGGCCTGCCGCTTGCCCGCGCTGCCTTTCGCCTGCTTGATCCAGCGCTCCGCTTCGAGGCGCTTGTCGCCGATGGTGACCGCGTCGTGCCCGGCCAGCCGCTGGCGCGGGTCGAAGGTCCTGCGCGTGCGGTATTGTCTGCGGAGCGCGTCGCGCTGAACTTCCTCATGCATCTCTCCGGCGTTGCAAGCTATACCGCCCGTTTCGCCGATGAGATCGCCCATACCAGCGCCCGTGTGACCTGCACGCGCAAGACCTTGCCGGGACTGCGTTCTGTGGAGAAATATGCGGTGCGGCTCGGCGGCGGTTCGAACCATCGCTACGGCCTGGACGATGCCATCCTGATCAAGGACAACCACATCGCCGTGTCTGGCGGCGTCGCATCGGCGATCCTTGCGGCGCGTGCCTATGCCGGTCATCTGGTCAAGGTCGAGGTGGAGGTCGATGGGCTGGAGCAGATGCGCGAAGCACTGGCGGCCCGGCCCGATGCAATTCTGCTCGACAATATGACCCCGGACATGCTGCGCGAAGCGGTGGAAATCAACCGCAAGCACCACGGCCTGTCCGTGGAAGCCTATGCCGAAATCCCGGCCCGGATTGCCCTGGAAGCGTCCGGCAACGTCAATCTCCAGACCATCAAAGCCATCGCGGAGACGGGTGTCGATTACATCTCGACCTCGAAGATCACCATGGCTGCCCCGACACTCGACATCGGCCTCGATATCGAACTCGAATAATTTTGGTACCTAAAAGGACTATATTTGTCGATGTATCCTGCCGCCAGGTCCCAAACTGTTATTGCTTAATTAATATTTATCAATGTCTTGGCTGAATATTAGCAGTGTGATGCGCTACTTTTCAGGGGTGATTATTGGTTTTTGACGCCTCAGATCGAATCTCCTAGCCCGAAATCGTTCTCAGATTTTGTTTTTGCGTACTGCGGATACAAACATCGAAGCCCTTTTCATAAGGAGGTTTGTATGACGAGTATTACATCTATGTCGGGCAGCGGAACCGCTGGCTCAACTCTCTCTATTTCCAGCCTCGATACGAATGGCGACGGTGTCGTCAGCGCCGAGGAACTCGAAGCGGCCAAGCCTTCCCGAACGCAGGATCCGACGGTCGAGAGCGAAAATGCGGCGACCGGCATGGCCTCCCAACTAACCAGCAGCCTGATCACCATGCTGCTCGAGAGCCGTGCCGGCCAGGCGGAAGGTAATCACCAGCCGAGCGAGCATGCACGCGACCTCTTTGCCACCATTGATGCAGACGCCGATGGCACGGTGACGCAGGAGGAATTCGTCACTGGACGGCCTGCTGACATGAGCGAGGAAGAGGCGATCAGCCTGTTTTCTGCCGCCGACCGCGAGGGCCTGGGCTCTCTGACCGAGGCTCAGTTCGTTGAGGCTTTTGAGGTCAGCGGACCGCCAATGGCTGCGCCGCCGGTAGCAGATGCGCAATCCGGCGATGACGGCTCGACGATCAGTCTTCTCGACGTTCTCGACGAGATGCAGAGGGTGATCGACGCCTACCGAGAGAATGCCGACGTTTCGTCGGAAATCGATCCGGCCTGATAGCCAATGCCGGGCTGTGGCGGCAGTCCGGTATTCAGGCCGTCTTCGCCTCTGCGTCTTTGGATTGCCGAGGGAGGCTGACGGACGGAACGAAGCCGTTATGCGTCAGCTGCGGGAACGGAATGGAGTTTCCGTTCCCGTCGAAGGAGACCCTGAACGTCTTGGTCATCGCGCGCGACCCGGGCCAGGATCGAAAGCATTTGTCCAGTACCATCGGGTGAGATTGGTTGAACTGCCACCCACCTGCTCGACAAGGGCGGCACGTCCACGGTCGGACAGGGCAAGTCCTCCGCCATCACAGGGCGATGAAGGATGTCATCGGCAAACACTGCCGATCTCGACCATCACGTCATATCGTTGCTTTCAGAACGTTAGGTCGAGTGGGGGTGGCCTGCGGTCAGCCTCCAGCGCGACCGCCGAGCTTGAGACCAGGTGCCGGTCTTTCTTCGAGAATCTGGCGCCGGAAGCGAAAGAGCGCAGCGGGCCGTCCACCGGTTGCGGATTGCGTTGAGCCGGTCGGTTCGACCAGTTCGGCGCCCTCGACGAGCCGACGAAAGTTCTGCTTGTGCAGATGTCGGCCCGAAATCGCCTCGACGGTCGCCTGCAGGTCGGTCAGGGTGAATTCCGGCGGCATCAGTTCGAAGACCACCGGCCGATACTTGATCTTGCCGCGCAGCCGCGCCAGCGCCGTGGCCGCGATCCTCCGGTGGTCATGGCGCATCGGTATGCCGAGCGCGCTGGCGATCCGTCGGTCCGCCACGCGACCGTCCAGAACGGTCTCGTCCAGCATGCCTGCCTCGTAGAGCAGTTCATAGCGCTCCAGCACGCGCTCTTCATCGAAGGGGAAGTCATCGAGCCCGAAGGCAAGCTTCAGACGGGCCCGCCGCGCGATCGATGGTCCGCCGGCGGTAGCATGCACGGGGTCTTCAGCCCAGTGCTGGAGGGCCGGCAGAATGACCTGATCCAGAACCACGGGACGGCCCTGGCGCCAGTCCTCCCAGGGCAGATAGCCATACCAGTCGCGCCATTTTGCCCCGGACGCCTCCAGTCGCGCAGCCCGCTCCGTCTCCATGCGGGTCAGGGCCAGATAGCCGACCGAGACGACATGCGGCCCGCGATCGCCCGGCATCTTGTGCCGCCCGCGATCGCCGAAAGTGTAGAGTTGCTCGATATAGCCGAGATCGAGTGCAGTCTGGGCCTCGACCGTGTGGCGCAGCGACATTTCCATGGTCCGGTGCCGGGTCGGATCAAAAGGCCCAAACGGCAGGCCTTCCAGTGCATTGTGGTGTTCGCCGACGACCAGCAGACGCGGGCTGCGCCCTGCCATCGCGACGATAGCCGCATTGAGCCCGATCTCGATCTCGGCCGCAGCGCTCATCGGCTGATGGTTTCGCGCATCGGCAAAGGCAAGACAAAAGGCGTATTGCCGTCCGCATCGGCGCCGCGCCCGATCGCCTTGACTGCGGCGATCAATCGGCCGCCCCGGTCGAGCATCTCGTCGCCGATCTCGATCAGCAGCATGTTCGGCGTGGCAAAGGGCGAGGCCGCGCGCAATCTGTTGGCCAGATTCTCATCATCGTCCTCCGGGGCGACTGCAAGGCTCGCGATCAGGGCTGCGGCCGGCGAGCGCGACACGCCCATCCAGCAATGCACGATCAGCGGTGCCTGACGATCCCAGGACCGGGCAAAGTCGATGATCTGACCGACATGCGCCGCCTGCGGCGCGATCAGGTCGCCGGTGCCGGCAACCGTGATGTCATTGACGCCGAGTTTCAGGTGCCTGTCGGCACGGATCACGGCCGGCCGGTGGAAATCCTGATTGACCGCCAAGAGGCTGATCATTTCGCGCGCCTTGTGGCGAACGGCCGTTTCCGCGATGCGCGAGAGCGGCGAAACGACGATCAGGCTCATTTCGCCACCATGCCGACAGATGCGCGTTGCGCCTCCAGTGCCTCGAAGCGCTCCAGGAATTTCGCCTGGGCCTGGAAAGCGGGCAAGGGGTCGATCGCCAGCATGTCACGGGTAAAGCCGCGCGGCTGCCCGAAATACTTGCGCGCCTCGGCCTCGGAGAAGCCGGCAAGCACGGTCGCCTCGAAATAGGCGCAGACAATGTCGGCCTTCTTGATCTGATCCTTCAGTGCAGTCTTAGGATGCGCCGGAAGACCGAAACGCAGATGGATGGCGCCTTCGAGCCGCTTCTCGACAACCTTGTAGCCGCCGCCGACCACGGCCTTGAACGGCGAGATCATGTCGCCGATGACATATTCCGGCGCGTCATGCAGCAGGGCGACCAGCAGATCGTCCAATGTCGCCTTGGGGTTCGAGCGACGAAAGATATCCTCGACGATCAGGCTGTGCTGGGCGACTGAAAAGGCGTGATCGCCCGAAGTCTGGCCGTTCCAGCGGGCGACGCGGGCGAGGCCATGGGCAATGTCGGAGATTTCCACGTCGAGCGGCGAAGGATCGAGGAGGTCTAGGCGGCGCCCCGAAAGCATCCGCTGCCAGGCACGTCCCGAAACGGTATCGGCAAGCGCCATGCTCAGCTCTCCTCCGCGCTGCTCGGAAATGTCAGCGCGGTCCATGCGGGCAGGGTGACGGTGATCGGTGTCTGCCCGGCAAGAATCGCCACACCCCTGGCCATGGCCTCACCGGCCTTGTCGATGCGCAGGATCGCCAGTCCGCGTTGTCCGGCAACGGTGCCGAGCGTGCCGATCACCTTGCCATCGGCCGTCACGTCGCTGCCCGTTTGCGGCAGGGGACCGTCGCCCGCAACAATCACCGCGCGGCGGCGCGCCGTCGAGCGGTGATGCATGCGCGACACCACTTCCTGGCCAACGTAACAGCCCTTCTTGAACGAGACGCCGCCGGATTTGTCGAGCAGCACGTCATGCGGAAAGGCATCCTGCAGGACATAGTCGCTGCCTGATTCAATGACGCCGCTCAGGATGCGCAGGGCATCATAGGCACCGGCGGGGCCGGTTTCTCCGAGCCGGCCTGCAGTGCGGCGAACCTCTACACCTGCCAGGGCAAAGCGGTGGTCGGAAACGCCGGCTGCATCCACGGTATCCGCGCCCCAGGTCACGGTTGCGCCATTCTCGCCGAAAGCTTCGATCGCGACAGGTGCACGCAGCTTGTACATTGTAAGCCGACGGATCAGCGCATCCTGCTGATCGGCCCGGCTGTCGATCACCAGATTATCGGCGTCACGCCAGATCAGGAAGTCGAAGAGGATCTTTCCCTGCGGCGTCAGGAGCGCGCCGGGCAGCGCGACACCCGGCTCGAGGGCGGCAAGGTCCGTGGTGATCAGGTTTTGAAGAAAGGGCTCGGCATCCGGACCGCTGATCCGGATGAAGGCGCGGTCGGGCAGGAAAGCTGAAGGCATGATATGTCACCGCGATGAGTTCGATGCCGGAAGAGTTAAGAGCTGCAAGTCTAAACGACAAGCAGCCTCCGTCACAGCCCACAGTTTGACCATGGTCAATCAATCGCCTGCGGTGAAGAATTTCCAGCGACCGTCCGGGGTGATGCCGGCCCGGAAGAAGTTGTAGTTGCCGTATTCCTGCATTTCGGCGACATCGCCGGCGGTCACGATTCGCAGCAATTCGACTTTTTCGACCGGTGTCAGCTGCCCCAGTTGCTTGCCGGTGAAGTAGGGCCAGACATAGGCTTCATCCGGCGTGCCCTTGTCGAGATGCACGAAGCCGGTCGACAGGATGTCGAGAAGGATCGCAAGGATCTCCATGCCCTCGGGATCGCCCGACAGCGACTTCAATGTGTCGATGGGGTCCTTGTCGCTCCCTTCGAGCTGCACCTGGGTCTGGTCCGGACCCGGATTCATCAGCGGGCGCAGGCGGGATATATCGCCGGAAGTCGCAGCATCAATGATCAACTGGCGCATGCGGCGCACGGGTTCTGGCGCCTTCTCGATGTCGTAGATGATCTCTACCGGCGCAGCGTCGGGCTCAGGCGCAGCCGTATCCTGCTGGTCTGCCGGTTTGATCAGCGGATCGGGGTCCGGAATGGCGGGCGATGCATCTTCCGGCAGCAGTTCTTCCCCTTCATCGTCGATCTCTGGTTCAGCCGGGTCCGGCGCAGCCTTGTCGGCGGCTGGCGGGGTGATGTCCTTGATGTCGGAGAGCGCGAACGCAGGAAATACAGAGAAAATCGTCGCGCCAGTTGCCGCGAAAACGGTCAAGGCGCTCGTCAGGCAAAGAAGCCGGACCCGCGAAGCGAACGTCATGATGCATCCCTGATTAAGTATCACTGAACCCGGCGTTCGGGGGAAAACTCGCCGGCGAGCAGCCGGTCCTTCAGTGCGTCGAGAATGGCTTCTGCGCCATGTTCCCCGTGAATGCGAATGGTCTCGCGCATGGCCAGCGCAAACGCGGCGTCCGCGATGATTTCCGGCTCGATACCGTCTGCCATGCCATCGGCCCAGGCTTCATTCTGGTATTCCAGCGCGGCCTGCATCTTTTCGTGAACGATCATTTCGTCGATCTCGTTGCGGCGCGGTTCCATGGGCATTCCTCGAAGCACAATCTTACTCAGTCATTAACAACACTATCAGCCTTTTGCCAAAACGACACGGGCCACAGACAAAAGAGGTGAATTAATCGTTAATTTCCATAGCGGGCGGTAATTTCTGTGGCGAGTGTTGCGCCTTCGTTACGGTAGTTCTCCTCTGCCCGAACCGCAGCGGCAGTGCAAGAGGTGTAAACCGAGGCGAAGGAACGGTAGCCTCTGTTATAGGCAGCTGTCAGCCGTGCCCGCCGTTTCGGCTCGTCTTTCGTCTCGACTTCGATCAGCGCCTGGATCGCATCCCGCCATTCCGGCTCGCTCTGCTTGTTGCACAGATTACGCAGGTAATGCACGGCGCCGACGACTTCCGAAAGCCGCCCGAGCCTGCTGTCATAGGGGGTGGGTTTTTCCGGATCCGGCGCGTTTCGAATAATGTCCTCGATCGTGTATTGCGCAAACGCCGGGCTCGATGGCGCAGCGACGACCGCAGTTGCCACAACCGCGGCCATGGCTGGCCAAAGGGCCTTGCTGGCGATGTTGTTCAGCGCCATGGATCAGGCTTCCGACATGTCGCGAAGGGCGACCAGCCGCGCCACGCACTCACGCACGCTCGGCGGAACGGGGAGTTCGAAGATTTCGGCGGGCAGGAACCAGCCGGCCTCGACCGCGTCGCTTTCCGCCTTGGCGACACAGGTGTCGTCAGCCTCGACGCGAAAGACCGAGAGCAGATAGTGACTGCCGGCAACGCCCGGCTCAGGCAGCAGTTCTACTGTTTCGAACAGCTGCGGATTGCGCCCGATCACGCCGGTCTCTTCCTGAAGTTCGCGCAACGCCGTTTCCGCCGGTGTCTCGCCGGGCTCGGCACGGCCACCCGGAAAGGCGAACAGATTGGCTGCCGGCGGATTGCCCCGGCGCACGAGCAGGAAGCGCCCGGACCGTTCGACAATCGCTGAGGAGGCAAGACGAGCTTGGCTCATGGACAGGCATACTCCAGATGTCAGGCAGACGCGGCGGCGATCGAAAAAAGCGAAGCAGTGATGGCGCAAACTATCGCGGCTTTTGCCGGCGGCTGCAAGCTCTGCTGCGCCTTGACCGGTCCAATACAGGGTGCGATGACATGCCGATGTGTGGACGATACGCATTGATGGCGACAGCCGAAGAACTGATCGAACATTTCGGCCTGATGGAGGTCGAGGACTTTCCTGCGCGTTACAACATCGCCCCGACTCAGCCGATATTGATTGTCGAGCCCGCTCCGCCTGGCGAACGCGGCAGCAACGCGCCGGACCGAAAGGCGCTGCTGGTCCGCTGGGGCCTCATTCCTGGCTGGGTCAAGGATCCGGGCGAATTCACCCTTCTGCTCAATGCCCGCTCCGAGACCGCGATCGACAAGCCTTCTTTCAGGGCCGCCATGCGC encodes:
- the nadC gene encoding carboxylating nicotinate-nucleotide diphosphorylase — translated: MTGSLRPELSPLMVDDLVRAALIEDLGRAGDITTYATIGPEKRALAAMNSREHGVVAGLPLARAAFRLLDPALRFEALVADGDRVVPGQPLARVEGPARAVLSAERVALNFLMHLSGVASYTARFADEIAHTSARVTCTRKTLPGLRSVEKYAVRLGGGSNHRYGLDDAILIKDNHIAVSGGVASAILAARAYAGHLVKVEVEVDGLEQMREALAARPDAILLDNMTPDMLREAVEINRKHHGLSVEAYAEIPARIALEASGNVNLQTIKAIAETGVDYISTSKITMAAPTLDIGLDIELE
- a CDS encoding EF-hand domain-containing protein, which gives rise to MTSITSMSGSGTAGSTLSISSLDTNGDGVVSAEELEAAKPSRTQDPTVESENAATGMASQLTSSLITMLLESRAGQAEGNHQPSEHARDLFATIDADADGTVTQEEFVTGRPADMSEEEAISLFSAADREGLGSLTEAQFVEAFEVSGPPMAAPPVADAQSGDDGSTISLLDVLDEMQRVIDAYRENADVSSEIDPA
- a CDS encoding NUDIX hydrolase, translating into MSAAAEIEIGLNAAIVAMAGRSPRLLVVGEHHNALEGLPFGPFDPTRHRTMEMSLRHTVEAQTALDLGYIEQLYTFGDRGRHKMPGDRGPHVVSVGYLALTRMETERAARLEASGAKWRDWYGYLPWEDWRQGRPVVLDQVILPALQHWAEDPVHATAGGPSIARRARLKLAFGLDDFPFDEERVLERYELLYEAGMLDETVLDGRVADRRIASALGIPMRHDHRRIAATALARLRGKIKYRPVVFELMPPEFTLTDLQATVEAISGRHLHKQNFRRLVEGAELVEPTGSTQSATGGRPAALFRFRRQILEERPAPGLKLGGRAGG
- a CDS encoding tyrosine phosphatase family protein, which codes for MSLIVVSPLSRIAETAVRHKAREMISLLAVNQDFHRPAVIRADRHLKLGVNDITVAGTGDLIAPQAAHVGQIIDFARSWDRQAPLIVHCWMGVSRSPAAALIASLAVAPEDDDENLANRLRAASPFATPNMLLIEIGDEMLDRGGRLIAAVKAIGRGADADGNTPFVLPLPMRETISR
- a CDS encoding HD family hydrolase; the encoded protein is MALADTVSGRAWQRMLSGRRLDLLDPSPLDVEISDIAHGLARVARWNGQTSGDHAFSVAQHSLIVEDIFRRSNPKATLDDLLVALLHDAPEYVIGDMISPFKAVVGGGYKVVEKRLEGAIHLRFGLPAHPKTALKDQIKKADIVCAYFEATVLAGFSEAEARKYFGQPRGFTRDMLAIDPLPAFQAQAKFLERFEALEAQRASVGMVAK
- the ygfZ gene encoding CAF17-like 4Fe-4S cluster assembly/insertion protein YgfZ is translated as MPSAFLPDRAFIRISGPDAEPFLQNLITTDLAALEPGVALPGALLTPQGKILFDFLIWRDADNLVIDSRADQQDALIRRLTMYKLRAPVAIEAFGENGATVTWGADTVDAAGVSDHRFALAGVEVRRTAGRLGETGPAGAYDALRILSGVIESGSDYVLQDAFPHDVLLDKSGGVSFKKGCYVGQEVVSRMHHRSTARRRAVIVAGDGPLPQTGSDVTADGKVIGTLGTVAGQRGLAILRIDKAGEAMARGVAILAGQTPITVTLPAWTALTFPSSAEES
- a CDS encoding TIGR02301 family protein, which encodes MALNNIASKALWPAMAAVVATAVVAAPSSPAFAQYTIEDIIRNAPDPEKPTPYDSRLGRLSEVVGAVHYLRNLCNKQSEPEWRDAIQALIEVETKDEPKRRARLTAAYNRGYRSFASVYTSCTAAAVRAEENYRNEGATLATEITARYGN
- a CDS encoding NUDIX hydrolase is translated as MSQARLASSAIVERSGRFLLVRRGNPPAANLFAFPGGRAEPGETPAETALRELQEETGVIGRNPQLFETVELLPEPGVAGSHYLLSVFRVEADDTCVAKAESDAVEAGWFLPAEIFELPVPPSVRECVARLVALRDMSEA